From a single Accipiter gentilis chromosome 10, bAccGen1.1, whole genome shotgun sequence genomic region:
- the SNUPN gene encoding snurportin-1 isoform X1 — protein MEELSAALAAGAVLAAPNSPAGPHPRLAAYKARGGPGQAERRRRLLRLQRERRLDYVNHARRLAEDDWAGVESEGEEKEEDAEEEEMDVDAGKKLPKRYANQLMLSEWLVDVPLDLEQEWVVVVCPVGKRALVVASRGTTAAYTKSGFCVNRFPSLLPGGNRHNSTSEKVYCILDCIYNEAKQTYYILDVMCWRGHPVYDCQTDFRFFWLSSKIQEEEGLGEKSRINPFKFVGLQNFPCSSDSLCKVLAMDFPFEVDGLLFYHKQTHYTPGSTPLVGWLRPYMVPEILGLAVPATVLTAKPDYAGRQLQQIIESKKIKKLAAEKGHPSSAAAARNGHYELEHLSTPQPANSLEGQDEAVSQMEN, from the exons ATGGAGGAGCTGAGCGCGGCGCTGGCGGCCGGCGCCGTCCTGGCGGCTCCCAACAGCCCGGCCGGTCCTCACCCCCGGCTGGCCGCCTACAAGgcccgcggcgggccggggcagGCCGAACGCCGCCGGCGCCTCCTCCGCCTCCAGAGAGA GAGGCGGCTGGACTACGTGAACCATGCCAGGAGGTTGGCAGAGGACGACTGGGCAGGGGTGGAGAGTGAgggtgaggagaaggaggaagatgcggaggaagaggagatggacGTGGATGCTGGCAAGAAGTTGCCCAAGCGCTACGCCAATCAG CTGATGCTGTCAGAATGGCTGGTTGACGTCCCCTTGGATCTGGAGCAGGAGTGGGTTGTAGTGGTGTGTCCCGTCGGGAAAAGGGCGCTCGTTGTGGCGTCCAGG GGCACAACAGCAGCTTACACCAAGAGTGGCTTCTGTGTCAACAGGTTCCCATCACTGCTGCCGGGGGGGAACCGGCACAATTCAACGAGCGAGAAAG TGTACTGCATCTTGGACTGCATCTACAATGAGGCAAAGCAGACGTACTATATCCTCGATGTGATGTGCTGGAGAGGACACCCTGTTTATGACTGCCAG ACCGACTTCAGATTCTTCTGGCTCTCCTCAAAGATCCAAGAGGAGGAAGGGCtgggagagaaaagcaggattAATCCA TTCAAATTTGTGGGCCTGCAGAACTTCCCCTGCTCCTCGGACAGCCTGTGTAAGGTGCTGGCTATGGACTTCCCCTTCGAG gTCGACGGACTTCTCTTCTATCACAAGCAAACCCACTACACCCCCGGCAGCACCCCGCTGGTGGGCTGGCTCCGGCCTTACATGGTACCCGAAATCCTCGGGCTTGCCGTGCCCGCTACCGTGCTCACTGCCAAACCAGACTATGCTGGGCGTCAGCTCCAGCAGATCATTGAGAGCAAGAAGATTAAAAAGCTGGCAGCAGAAAAGGGTCACCCGAGCAGTGCAGCGGCTGCGAGGAATGGACATTACGAGCTGGAACACTTGTCTACCCCTCAGCCAGCAAACTCTCTGGAGGGCCAGGATGAAGCAGTGAGCCAGATGGAGAATTAG
- the SNUPN gene encoding snurportin-1 isoform X2 produces the protein MEELSAALAAGAVLAAPNSPAGPHPRLAAYKARGGPGQAERRRRLLRLQRERRLDYVNHARRLAEDDWAGVESEGEEKEEDAEEEEMDVDAGKKLPKRYANQLMLSEWLVDVPLDLEQEWVVVVCPVGKRALVVASRGTTAAYTKSGFCVNRFPSLLPGGNRHNSTSEKVYCILDCIYNEAKQTYYILDVMCWRGHPVYDCQTDFRFFWLSSKIQEEEGLGEKSRINPVDGLLFYHKQTHYTPGSTPLVGWLRPYMVPEILGLAVPATVLTAKPDYAGRQLQQIIESKKIKKLAAEKGHPSSAAAARNGHYELEHLSTPQPANSLEGQDEAVSQMEN, from the exons ATGGAGGAGCTGAGCGCGGCGCTGGCGGCCGGCGCCGTCCTGGCGGCTCCCAACAGCCCGGCCGGTCCTCACCCCCGGCTGGCCGCCTACAAGgcccgcggcgggccggggcagGCCGAACGCCGCCGGCGCCTCCTCCGCCTCCAGAGAGA GAGGCGGCTGGACTACGTGAACCATGCCAGGAGGTTGGCAGAGGACGACTGGGCAGGGGTGGAGAGTGAgggtgaggagaaggaggaagatgcggaggaagaggagatggacGTGGATGCTGGCAAGAAGTTGCCCAAGCGCTACGCCAATCAG CTGATGCTGTCAGAATGGCTGGTTGACGTCCCCTTGGATCTGGAGCAGGAGTGGGTTGTAGTGGTGTGTCCCGTCGGGAAAAGGGCGCTCGTTGTGGCGTCCAGG GGCACAACAGCAGCTTACACCAAGAGTGGCTTCTGTGTCAACAGGTTCCCATCACTGCTGCCGGGGGGGAACCGGCACAATTCAACGAGCGAGAAAG TGTACTGCATCTTGGACTGCATCTACAATGAGGCAAAGCAGACGTACTATATCCTCGATGTGATGTGCTGGAGAGGACACCCTGTTTATGACTGCCAG ACCGACTTCAGATTCTTCTGGCTCTCCTCAAAGATCCAAGAGGAGGAAGGGCtgggagagaaaagcaggattAATCCA gTCGACGGACTTCTCTTCTATCACAAGCAAACCCACTACACCCCCGGCAGCACCCCGCTGGTGGGCTGGCTCCGGCCTTACATGGTACCCGAAATCCTCGGGCTTGCCGTGCCCGCTACCGTGCTCACTGCCAAACCAGACTATGCTGGGCGTCAGCTCCAGCAGATCATTGAGAGCAAGAAGATTAAAAAGCTGGCAGCAGAAAAGGGTCACCCGAGCAGTGCAGCGGCTGCGAGGAATGGACATTACGAGCTGGAACACTTGTCTACCCCTCAGCCAGCAAACTCTCTGGAGGGCCAGGATGAAGCAGTGAGCCAGATGGAGAATTAG